From one Ferrovibrio sp. MS7 genomic stretch:
- a CDS encoding AMP-binding protein, which produces MSIARLLHATALSFADNPALSFGERRIHSYGSLQQTAVRMAAGLRALPGLKPGDRIGMAMKNCPQYIELMWACWHAGLCAVPMNAKLHAREIAFILENCGVQYCFVDADIASAMAPIAGDIPGLCRIIDVDSADFAALRRHDPMALEIVPGNQPAWLFYTSGTTGKPKGATLTHASLLAMVLRYYADVDYLTPADSMIHAAPLSHATGLYAIPHIAKGSHHVIPDSQGFDVDEMFDLIGLYPSCTFFTAPTMLTRMVNDAGSAKAKVENIRTIFYGGAPMYLEDLKRALATFGPRMWQGYGQGETPNTISCLSKEMHADSKHPRYEQRLASVGIPRTGVEVRVVDPDGRDLPPGEIGEVICRSDVTMSGYWNNPTANATSLRDGWLHTGDLATFDEEGFLTLKDRSKDMIISGGSNIYPREVEEVLLLHPDVLEVSVVGRPHADWGEEVVAFVVPRPGRELSNATLEQVCLDNIARFKRPKEYVHVEALPKNNYGKVLKTELRERLKKSGQG; this is translated from the coding sequence ATGAGCATCGCCCGCCTGCTGCACGCCACTGCCCTGAGCTTCGCCGATAATCCGGCCTTGAGCTTTGGCGAACGCCGTATCCACAGCTATGGCAGCCTGCAACAGACGGCGGTGCGGATGGCTGCCGGCCTGCGCGCCTTGCCTGGCCTGAAGCCGGGCGACCGCATTGGCATGGCAATGAAGAATTGCCCGCAATATATCGAGCTGATGTGGGCCTGCTGGCATGCCGGCCTTTGCGCCGTGCCGATGAACGCCAAGCTGCATGCGCGCGAGATTGCCTTCATTCTGGAGAATTGCGGCGTGCAATATTGCTTCGTCGATGCCGATATCGCCTCGGCGATGGCACCGATTGCCGGTGATATTCCGGGCCTGTGCCGCATCATCGATGTTGATAGCGCCGATTTCGCCGCCCTGCGCCGCCATGATCCGATGGCGTTGGAGATCGTGCCCGGCAACCAGCCGGCATGGCTGTTCTACACCAGTGGCACCACCGGCAAGCCGAAGGGCGCGACCCTGACCCATGCCAGCCTGCTGGCCATGGTGTTGCGCTATTATGCCGATGTCGATTACCTGACGCCTGCCGACAGCATGATCCATGCCGCGCCGCTCTCGCATGCTACCGGGCTTTATGCCATCCCGCATATCGCCAAAGGCTCGCATCACGTCATCCCGGATAGCCAGGGTTTCGATGTCGATGAGATGTTCGACCTGATCGGCCTGTATCCCTCCTGCACCTTCTTCACTGCGCCAACCATGCTCACTCGCATGGTGAACGATGCCGGTAGCGCCAAGGCGAAGGTGGAGAATATCCGCACTATCTTCTATGGCGGTGCGCCGATGTATCTCGAAGACCTCAAGCGCGCGCTGGCCACGTTCGGCCCGCGCATGTGGCAGGGCTATGGCCAGGGCGAAACACCGAACACCATTTCCTGCCTGTCGAAGGAGATGCATGCCGACAGCAAGCACCCACGCTATGAACAGCGCCTGGCTTCCGTGGGCATCCCGCGCACCGGTGTCGAAGTCCGCGTGGTCGATCCTGATGGCCGCGACCTGCCGCCGGGCGAGATCGGCGAGGTGATCTGCCGCTCGGATGTCACCATGAGCGGTTACTGGAACAACCCGACTGCCAATGCCACATCCTTGCGCGATGGCTGGCTGCATACCGGCGACCTCGCCACTTTCGATGAGGAAGGCTTCCTCACGCTCAAGGACCGTTCCAAGGATATGATCATCTCGGGTGGCTCCAACATCTATCCCCGCGAGGTCGAGGAGGTGCTGCTGCTGCATCCGGATGTACTGGAAGTCTCGGTGGTTGGCCGGCCGCATGCCGATTGGGGCGAGGAAGTGGTGGCTTTCGTGGTACCGCGACCGGGCCGTGAACTCAGCAATGCCACACTGGAGCAGGTCTGCCTCGATAATATCGCCCGCTTCAAGCGGCCCAAGGAATATGTGCATGTCGAGGCCCTGCCGAAGAACAACTACGGCAAGGTGCTGAAGACCGAGCTGCGCGAGCGGCTGAAGAAATCGGGGCAGGGCTGA
- a CDS encoding thiolase family protein, giving the protein MSDIYIVGIGMTPFGKFLDQSMKDLTRGAVSAALQDAGLAKEDIQAAYFANASQAAIDGQYMVGGQVALRDMGIGGIPVVNVENACASASTALHNACLHLKAGAADVVLAVGAEKMYDADKTKSFNVFNGAWDVHNVPTLTKALLELGEGIEPPPERQAQANMRSVFMDVYASLARFHMKTFGSTERQIAAVAAKNHNHSMLNPLSQYRNGMSIEEVLASRMISWPLTLPMCAPISDGAAAAILVREDMLDRFDRSRAVKVDACVLATGADRKAEEVEKHVCHIAAKKAYNIAGIGPKDISVAEVHDASAFAEVVQAENLGFCEFGQGGWIAERGETSLGGRIPINTSGGLESKGHPIGATGLGQIHELVTQLRHEAGDRQVEKARFAIAENGGGFHGFEEAVACITILSRQ; this is encoded by the coding sequence ATGAGCGATATCTATATTGTCGGCATCGGCATGACGCCGTTTGGCAAGTTCCTCGACCAGTCGATGAAGGACCTTACCCGCGGAGCCGTGTCGGCGGCGCTGCAGGATGCCGGCCTGGCCAAGGAGGATATCCAGGCAGCCTATTTCGCCAATGCTTCACAGGCGGCGATTGACGGCCAGTACATGGTTGGCGGCCAGGTGGCGTTGCGCGACATGGGCATCGGCGGCATCCCGGTGGTGAATGTGGAGAATGCCTGTGCCAGTGCCTCCACGGCATTGCATAACGCCTGCCTGCATCTCAAGGCCGGTGCCGCCGATGTGGTGCTGGCGGTGGGTGCCGAGAAGATGTACGACGCCGACAAGACTAAGAGCTTCAACGTGTTCAACGGTGCCTGGGACGTGCATAACGTGCCTACCCTGACCAAGGCGCTGCTGGAGCTTGGCGAGGGCATAGAGCCGCCGCCGGAGCGCCAGGCTCAGGCCAATATGCGCAGCGTGTTCATGGATGTGTATGCCTCGCTGGCACGTTTCCACATGAAGACCTTCGGCTCCACCGAGCGCCAGATCGCTGCCGTGGCGGCGAAGAACCATAATCATTCGATGCTCAACCCGCTGTCGCAATACCGCAATGGTATGAGCATCGAAGAGGTGCTGGCTTCGCGCATGATCTCCTGGCCGCTGACCTTGCCGATGTGTGCGCCGATCAGTGACGGCGCCGCTGCCGCCATTCTAGTCCGCGAGGATATGCTGGACCGCTTCGACCGCAGCCGTGCGGTGAAGGTCGATGCCTGCGTGCTGGCTACAGGCGCCGACCGCAAGGCGGAAGAAGTCGAGAAGCATGTCTGCCATATCGCCGCCAAGAAGGCCTACAACATTGCCGGCATCGGCCCGAAGGATATCTCGGTGGCGGAAGTGCATGATGCCTCCGCCTTCGCCGAAGTGGTGCAGGCGGAGAATCTCGGTTTCTGCGAATTCGGCCAGGGCGGCTGGATTGCCGAGCGCGGCGAGACCAGCCTGGGCGGCCGCATCCCGATCAACACCTCGGGCGGCCTGGAATCCAAGGGCCATCCCATTGGCGCCACCGGTCTCGGGCAGATTCACGAACTGGTGACCCAGCTCCGCCATGAGGCCGGCGACCGCCAGGTGGAAAAAGCCCGCTTCGCCATTGCCGAGAATGGCGGCGGCTTCCATGGCTTCGAGGAAGCCGTGGCCTGTATCACCATTCTTTCGCGCCAGTAA